CGGCTGGCAGATCATGTTCACCCAGCAGCAGTTCTGGTCATCGGCCACGCAGATCGCCTCAATGTTCACACCGCCCTCGCGCAAGGCGCGGCACAAGGGAGCCAGTGAACCGGGACGATTGGGCAGCCCCACGCAGAACTGCGTACTCTCCGAAATGCTGTTGGGGACAACGTGGGTGGGAAGGGCCTGATCCATGAGATGGTGCCTCCGGGCGGAGGCCGCGACGGACGTCCGCCGATTTGGTGGAACTATTGTACCACGCAAGCCCACCAGGGTGAAGTGGTGCGGCGTCAATATCGGACGCGGACCGCTCTTGCCGGGCGGGGCCGGGCTGGAGAACATCCGGCCATGCGCTTGTCCCGAGCAGAGCGAATTCTCCTGGCCGTCAATCTTCTGAACCTTGCGGTTTTCGCGCCGCTGGCCTTGAGGCGCGGCAATGACGAATTCCTGATCTACGCCGTGGTGATCGTGATCATCGGCGGGCTGGTTCTGTGGCGGCAGCCGCGCGTTCGATTCAGTGCGTCGCTGCTCGTTGGACTGACCGTCTGGGCGGTCCTGCACATGGCCGGCGGGATTCTCGTCGTCGGGTCCGACGTGCTGTACGGACTGATGGTCCTGCCGATTCTCGATGAGCCCCCCATTCTCCGTTACGACCAGCTCGTGCACGCCTTCGGCTTCGGCGTCGCGACCAGCATGTGCTACCACGTCCTTCGCAACTATCTCCATCCGGAGATCGATCGGTGGTTCGCGCTTGGGTGCCTCGTCGTGCTCATGGGGCTTGGCGTCGGAGCGCTCAACGAGATCATCGAGTTCGGAGCGGTGCTCGCACTCCCGCAAACCGGCGTCGGCGGATACGAGAACACGTTGCTGGATCTTGTATTCGACTTGATCGGGGCGATTGTCGCGGCGGCTTGGATCGTCACCCGTGAGCGCAAGAGAACGCGGCACGCGCCGGCAGGGGAGCCGACACGTGCCGCGGATTAGGAATCAAACCTCACTCAGCGATTACCGCTGAGTTTCGAGCTCTTCACGTTCGATCAACCGCCACTGGCCAGCGCGGTGAGGCCGTCGATCGACGCCGTCAGGAACCCGAACACGAAGTCCGGATTGTGGACACCCATGCTGCCGTCGTTGTTGGCAAGGTTGTAGTTCCAGCCGGCCTTGACCAGGCGCTCGTCGGCGAACATGTAGATGTCGCCGAGGTCGGTGTCGGCGTCATCGATAACCTTCACGCTGTTGAGGCCGACCGGGCCGATGACCGTGTCGTCCGCCAGCGTGAACGTCAGCGCCTGGCGCCCGCTTCCCTCGCCAAACGACAGGCTGGCGATGTCGGCAATGCTGTCGATGACCGTGGTCGTTCCGCCACTGCTGATGCTGATGCGGTTGCCGGCGGCAATCTGCGCCGCGAACAGATCGGAGAAGGCGGCCTCGATAAGGCCCTTGAGCATCTCGGATCTCGTGGCGTATGCGTCCTGCAGCGCGTCAGGATCGATCATCTCACCGTGGCACTCAGCGCAGATGCCGGTGCTGGCGAAGAAGGTGTGGTTCGTACCGCCGAGGTTGTACGACAGCAGATCCGGCGGCGGCGTCTGCCGCATGTGGCAGTTCACGCAGGTGTCCTCGACGAAGGAGTGAGGCCCGCGCACACCGACCGTGACCTGGTAGGCATTCTGACCCATGAGGATGTCGGCCTGGGCGGAGCCGTGCGGGGCACGCGTCGCCTCGGCCGTGCCGAAGTCCGCAGTGAAGTTCGAATCGTTCTTGAGTCCGCGGCGCGTGTTGTGGCAGGTTACGCAGATGGCACCCTTACCCGCGCCCAGGACGGTGAAGCCGGCAATCAGCGGCGGCGAGTCGCCCTCGATGTACACGTTAGCGTTGTTGTTGTCTCCGCTGACCGTCCCAACCATGTGCGGATCGTGGCAGGTCACGCAGGTCTGCGGATGCGTTTCGTCGGCCGTCCAGGTGACTTCTACATCCGCGAGAGGATCGGTGGCGGGATCGTTATCGAGCAGAACCGGCAGCCAGGCGAGGAAGCCATTCGCCGAGTGGCAGCGTGCGCAACTGCCGTTCGTGCCTTCCTCCGCCGCCAGCTCGTAGTTGGCGTGGCGGCTGAGCTGCCACTGCTGGAAGCGTCCGTGACGGAGCGGCTCTCCGTGGCAGGAACCGCAGACGTCGGAAGCAAGACTTACGCGGGGCGCGCCCATCGTATGGGCACCGCCGGAATTCGGGCCGTGGCAATTCTCGCACTGGATGTTGCCGAACTGCATGGCATTGGGGAAATCGGCCAGCGCCGTGGTCCAGTTGTCGGGGCTGGGATTGTTGATGAGCCCGGAGTCGAGGAACGCCTGATAGTCGTCCTGATCGTCCAGACCGTTGTTGTCGGCCGTCGGATCAAACCCCACGCTGTGGCAGGCGAAGCAATTCGGACCCCAGTGATCGCCGGTATTGAGCTGATCGGTAAAGATCATCGCGTGACCGGTCTCGCGCCAAGGCGTAAACATGTCGGGCGCGATCGTGTCGTTGTGGCACACCGTGCAGTTGTCGGCGACCGGAAGCCCGTCGGCCCCCTCTCCCGTGACGGCACCAACCCACTCGCCGGCATAAATCTCGATCTCGACTTCCGCAGCCGGATCGACCGTCTCATCCGTAACGGTAAGGGTGTATACGCCGCTTCGGTCCGGTGTGAAATAGGGATTGCGCGTGGTGGCGTCGGTCAGCGCCGCGCCCGAACCGCTCGGACGGGCAAGCGACCAATCATACGTCTCTTGCTCCTTGCCTTGCAGAAGGACGGGAACACCGATCGGAACGTTGCGCAGGCCGGTCGTCCAGCCCCAGGGCAACTCCGCGTGAACCTGCAGCGAAGCGTTGTAGGTACCGGAAGACGTTCGCACGGCGACGCTCAAGTTCGAAAGGCCCGCCTCCTCCAATGAGAACGGGTTGATTCCCGCGACCTGGAAGCGGCTCGGCAGTCCACCCACGAACTCGCCTTCGGGCAAGGGAACGTTTGGAGGCAATTGGTCAGCACCGATCGGCGGCTCGGTCAACGCGGTGTAGAGACGGTCTTTGTAGGTTGCGAGAGCAGGAAGCTCGACGGAGGGCGTGCCCGAGTTGCCGCCATCGATGACTACGGCAACGCCTTCGCCCTGGGTCCAGGTGTAGCTCTGCAACGTCGAGCCGTCGAGGATCTCGACCGTGGCCCGCGCTGTAACCGTCTCTCCCGGTGCGGGATCGCCGTCAATGGAGGTTGTGACGATGACGTTGGCAGTCGGCGTGAGCGCCGCGTCGGCCGTGGTCACCAGACCGGGCAGGATCAGCACGGTACGCGAGACCGACTGGAATCGGCTGTCGGTAAACGTGATCTCATAAATGCCGTTGGGCAGCACCGCGGAGAATGTTCCGTTCGCCGCAGTGGTGATGTCGACGCCATCAACAGCGGGGTCGACGGCCACCGCCACCCCTTCGACGGCACTGTCCGTGAGGTCGTTGGTGACGGTACCGGACAGCGTTCCCGTTGCCCCACCGCCGCCACCGCCGGGTATGACCGGACAGCCGGTTACGAAGGCCAGACTCAACACGCCGACCAACGCCGCGACGCCTTGCAGGCGTCTGGCACCGAAGGTAGCTCTTTGCGTCATCATCCCTGTTTACCTCCAGCAACGAGTCCGAACCCGCCGCCTTGATCAACCACGATTCGCCCTGGGGCTTTGTCGATCGCAAGCGGGTCTATGCATTCATCATCGGAATTCGCGTGGTTGCCTCTCGCACATTACCTGAGAGAAGCACCGCACGCACGAACATCCTCCCGTGATCTGAAGAACAAACCGCGGCAAAGCCCTGCCCTGAACCTGAGACCCCCGCTTGTCAGGGTGGGCTGCTTCATACCCGCGCACTGCGCGGCCCAACATAACGCCGCGCCGCGTTAAGCTGCCGCCAACCCAAGACCTTACGACCGACGAGTACCCGCGCCAAGCGAGAAGGCCGCAATGTATCAGGAAGTCAACCAGCCCAAGTATCACCCGGCAAGTTCAGTGCCAGAAACGGCCAAAACGACTTTCGATTTGGGTGAGGATTCCAATTCGGTTATCTCCGGCGAGAATCGGCATATTCTGCGCTGAAGAGATATCACAGGGTCTAGTGACAGGGTTAGTCTGCGTCTTCGGACTTGCACAACTCACGTGTCACGACGGTGGCATAGGCACCAGGGGGAAGTTCAAAGCGAACCTGAACATACGGTCCCCGATCATCGCTACCAGTGTTGGATTGCACGTTTTTCATTGGAACGCGTAATGGCCGACGAGCGCCGTCCATGGAATCACCCGGCGGCGGATGGCGCATCTGCTCCACATCCAATCCCGCCTCGGACAGTACGGCTGATTCCATCTCACCGGCTTTGCCCTCGGTCGGGGTCATTCGCTTTCCGAAGAGAGGACCGGTCGGGGAGATCTCCAGCGCCACACAGCGGGGCTGTTCCTGCGCAGGATCGATCACGCGGAAGCAGGCGCCGTTGGCGTGCTTCCAGGCCATGTCGCCGGCTTCCAACCGATCCAACTCGAAAATGCGCTGAGCGAGTACGCGATTGAACAACGCGCTTTGCAGCGCCGACAGAAACAGGCGGCGAAGGTTCGCGGGAATGGACTTCCATGCGCCGCGGTAGTCTCCTGCGCGACGAACCAGCGTCCGGCAGATGCGAATCTGGTCCCGAAAGGCATTGGGCCAGGTGCGTGCGGCGCTGTCGAAATCACCGGCATCGTAGAGCTCGCGGGCAACTCGGACGTCGCCGCGATCCTCCGGACCGGGACGGCCGACAACCCAGCCGATCGCTTCCGCAAGATCCCCGATGATCGCGGCGCGCCCGATCAGCGCGTTGTCCCCGCGCGCGCCGAAACGCTGGGCGCCGAAGTAATTGGGAACACCTCGCCGGGTCAGCTCGGAGAGAATCGCCTGCGCGCTCGCATCGGCTTCGCTTTGCGAGCCCGCGAATTCGCGAACGCGCAGGTCAAACCGATTGCCAGACAGGTGACCGAGTTTCAGCTTGTTCGTGTGCCGCGCGACATCGAGAACGCGGAGCCGATCCCAGCCGAGCTTCCGCACACGGTCGGGATCGATGTGTTCCAGACTGAGCTGCTGGCGGGTAACGCCGTGCGCATCTTTGAGCCCCGCGTAACCGATCTCTCGCGGATGGCGTCCCAGGGCCCTGGCGATGCGCTCGATGGCCGCGGGCGTGGTCATTCCCCCTTTCTCGATCGTGAAATAGACGTGTGTGCCCTCGCCCGATGCCAGGTAGAGCGGAATTTCCTCCACGAGAAAATCCTCGTTGAAGCGCTTGGTTCGCCCTCCAATGCCGGGCAACTCGGCGGTGAGGAAAGGCAATTCGTTTTCGTCGTACGTCAGTTTCATGGTGTTGAGTGTACGTCGTGATTCGCCGGTTACCAATCGTCGGCCATGTCCGGACAGCGGGCCGTCATTGGAGCGAGGCCGCGGGTGATATAGGATATTCCCCGTGATGCGCTATCTTGCGGATGTCGCGTACGCTCTGGCCGGTGCGGCCTATCTCCCCAAGGCGTTGTATGACGCGCTGGTCGTGGGTAAGAACCGGCGCGGCTGGGGGCAGCGTCTCGGCGGGTTTCCGCAACTGGACGGTCGACGGCGCCTCTGGATTCACGGTG
The genomic region above belongs to Phycisphaerae bacterium and contains:
- a CDS encoding DUF2238 domain-containing protein, whose translation is MRLSRAERILLAVNLLNLAVFAPLALRRGNDEFLIYAVVIVIIGGLVLWRQPRVRFSASLLVGLTVWAVLHMAGGILVVGSDVLYGLMVLPILDEPPILRYDQLVHAFGFGVATSMCYHVLRNYLHPEIDRWFALGCLVVLMGLGVGALNEIIEFGAVLALPQTGVGGYENTLLDLVFDLIGAIVAAAWIVTRERKRTRHAPAGEPTRAAD
- the truD gene encoding tRNA pseudouridine(13) synthase TruD, giving the protein MKLTYDENELPFLTAELPGIGGRTKRFNEDFLVEEIPLYLASGEGTHVYFTIEKGGMTTPAAIERIARALGRHPREIGYAGLKDAHGVTRQQLSLEHIDPDRVRKLGWDRLRVLDVARHTNKLKLGHLSGNRFDLRVREFAGSQSEADASAQAILSELTRRGVPNYFGAQRFGARGDNALIGRAAIIGDLAEAIGWVVGRPGPEDRGDVRVARELYDAGDFDSAARTWPNAFRDQIRICRTLVRRAGDYRGAWKSIPANLRRLFLSALQSALFNRVLAQRIFELDRLEAGDMAWKHANGACFRVIDPAQEQPRCVALEISPTGPLFGKRMTPTEGKAGEMESAVLSEAGLDVEQMRHPPPGDSMDGARRPLRVPMKNVQSNTGSDDRGPYVQVRFELPPGAYATVVTRELCKSEDAD